One Luteolibacter arcticus DNA segment encodes these proteins:
- a CDS encoding sulfatase, with translation MKATFSLALLVFAPLLHAEPERKPNILLIASDDLNHWIGYTGRNKQTKTPNIDRLSARGVSFANAHATVPVCNGSRASFLSGVRPYTSGVYGNGDDWRKVIAPEKTLISVFRQAGYVTLGSGKLYHGGYDRKSEWDDYLQNEGKAGPEPAGSKGVGGIRFGVVEADDSELSDHRIVDYGIRQLQQKHDKPFLLTVGLHKPHMPWFVPKKYFDLHPLESIQLPPTRLNDLDDVPAAAVGFARPNGDHAKILESGRWKEAVQAYLAAVSYADAEIGRLLDALDASEHRENTIVILLGDHGWHFGEKEHWRKFALWEEATRAPYIWVVPGVTKAGTISSRPVDFSSLYPTLAELAGIARPSHVEGDSIRPLLADPAAEWKGHALSTWLQGNHSIRTEHWRYTRYADGSEELYDHRSDPYEWTNVAAKEEHGSLKRELAALLPSKNAPGLTKGDGWRDAEGGRGRRAAAKANK, from the coding sequence GTGAAAGCCACCTTTTCCCTCGCCCTTTTGGTGTTCGCGCCGCTCCTTCATGCCGAACCGGAGCGGAAGCCGAACATCCTGCTCATCGCGTCCGACGACTTGAATCACTGGATTGGCTACACCGGTCGCAACAAGCAGACGAAGACGCCGAACATCGACCGCCTTTCCGCGCGCGGTGTGAGCTTCGCCAACGCGCATGCGACGGTGCCGGTGTGCAATGGCTCGCGCGCGAGCTTTCTCTCCGGAGTGAGGCCCTACACGTCAGGCGTCTATGGCAATGGCGATGATTGGCGGAAGGTCATCGCGCCGGAAAAGACGCTGATCTCCGTGTTTCGCCAGGCGGGCTACGTGACGCTTGGATCGGGCAAGCTCTACCATGGCGGCTATGACCGGAAGTCGGAGTGGGACGACTACTTGCAGAATGAAGGCAAGGCTGGCCCCGAGCCCGCGGGCAGCAAGGGCGTGGGCGGCATTCGTTTCGGCGTGGTGGAAGCGGACGATTCCGAACTCAGCGATCACCGCATCGTCGACTACGGCATCCGCCAGCTCCAACAGAAGCACGACAAGCCCTTCCTGCTCACCGTGGGCCTGCATAAGCCGCACATGCCGTGGTTCGTGCCGAAGAAGTATTTCGACCTGCATCCGCTGGAGTCGATCCAGCTTCCACCGACTCGCTTGAACGATCTCGACGACGTGCCCGCGGCGGCTGTGGGCTTTGCGAGGCCGAATGGAGATCATGCGAAGATCCTCGAGTCGGGAAGATGGAAGGAAGCGGTGCAGGCTTACCTTGCTGCCGTTTCTTACGCGGATGCCGAGATCGGGCGCTTGCTCGATGCGCTGGATGCCTCGGAGCATCGCGAGAACACCATCGTCATTCTGTTAGGCGACCACGGCTGGCACTTCGGCGAGAAGGAGCACTGGCGGAAATTCGCGCTGTGGGAGGAAGCGACACGCGCGCCCTACATCTGGGTCGTGCCGGGCGTGACGAAGGCAGGCACGATCAGCTCCAGGCCCGTCGATTTCAGCAGCCTCTATCCGACGCTCGCCGAACTTGCGGGCATTGCCAGGCCATCGCATGTCGAGGGTGACAGCATCCGCCCGCTGCTCGCCGATCCGGCTGCCGAATGGAAAGGCCACGCGCTGAGCACCTGGCTCCAAGGCAACCACTCCATCCGCACCGAGCACTGGCGCTACACGCGCTATGCCGATGGATCGGAAGAACTCTACGACCACCGTAGCGATCCCTACGAATGGACGAACGTCGCCGCGAAGGAGGAGCACGGCTCACTGAAACGCGAACTCGCCGCACTACTTCCGTCTAAGAATGCCCCCGGCCTGACCAAGGGCGATGGCTGGCGTGATGCGGAAGGCGGCAGAGGCAGACGTGCCGCCGCCAAAGCTAACAAGTGA
- a CDS encoding sulfatase, protein MNSVPLLLSALLLPLAAVRAADHPNIVFILADDLGYTDVSAYGSKYYETPNIDRLAQEGLKFTNGYTNGPNCQPTRAALISGQYGPRTGIYTVGGIERFNWRSQALRPVDNVVSLPAEKVTIAQALKGAGYATALFGKWHLGGKPEAHPSKRGFDEAIVSNGRHFNFTTDPKVSYPEGTYLADFLTDRAVDFIERHKDGPFFLYLPHFGVHAPYEAKPELIAKFKAKPAAGGHHDPVYAAMLSSVDESVGRITAKLDQLGISENTVVIFSSDNGGVGGYQREGIQAKDTTDNAPLKGGKGTLNEGGIRAPYVFRWKGTIPAGTVSNQPIASIDLYPSALELAGAKKPENHVLDGVSYVSHLKDPAHTKVERDALFWHFPGYLGAGNNTWRTKPVSVVRSSQWKLIQSLEDRSLQLYDLEADLGEKNNLASANPEKAQELLGKLDAWREQVKAALPTKNEKPETDAAPKKKNKRRK, encoded by the coding sequence ATGAACTCCGTCCCTTTGCTTCTTTCCGCGCTCCTGCTTCCTTTGGCCGCAGTCCGCGCGGCCGATCATCCGAACATCGTCTTCATCCTGGCCGATGACCTCGGCTACACCGACGTGTCGGCCTACGGGAGCAAGTACTACGAAACTCCGAATATCGACCGGTTGGCGCAGGAGGGACTGAAGTTCACGAACGGCTACACGAACGGGCCGAATTGCCAGCCGACCCGGGCGGCATTGATCAGCGGGCAGTATGGGCCGCGCACGGGGATCTACACGGTGGGGGGGATCGAGCGCTTCAACTGGCGCAGCCAAGCGCTGCGACCCGTGGACAATGTAGTGTCGCTTCCGGCGGAGAAGGTCACGATCGCTCAGGCGTTGAAGGGCGCGGGGTATGCTACGGCGCTGTTTGGAAAATGGCACTTGGGCGGCAAGCCGGAGGCGCATCCTTCCAAGCGCGGCTTCGACGAGGCGATCGTTTCCAATGGGCGGCACTTCAACTTCACCACCGATCCGAAGGTCTCGTATCCGGAAGGCACTTACCTCGCGGATTTTCTAACGGACAGGGCGGTGGACTTCATCGAGCGGCACAAGGATGGCCCGTTCTTCCTCTACCTTCCGCACTTCGGCGTGCATGCGCCGTACGAGGCGAAGCCGGAGCTGATCGCGAAATTCAAGGCCAAGCCGGCTGCAGGTGGTCATCATGATCCGGTCTATGCGGCGATGCTCTCGAGCGTGGACGAAAGCGTGGGTCGCATCACGGCGAAGCTCGATCAGCTGGGCATCTCGGAGAATACCGTGGTCATTTTCTCGAGCGATAACGGCGGTGTCGGTGGTTATCAACGCGAGGGCATCCAAGCCAAAGATACCACCGACAATGCGCCGTTGAAGGGAGGGAAGGGGACACTGAACGAGGGCGGCATTCGTGCGCCTTATGTGTTCCGTTGGAAAGGCACCATCCCGGCGGGTACGGTCTCAAACCAGCCGATCGCCTCGATCGACCTATATCCCTCGGCGCTTGAGCTCGCGGGCGCGAAGAAGCCCGAGAATCACGTGCTCGATGGCGTGAGCTACGTTTCGCATTTGAAGGATCCGGCGCACACGAAGGTCGAGCGGGATGCCCTCTTCTGGCACTTCCCCGGCTATCTCGGTGCGGGCAATAACACCTGGCGGACCAAACCGGTGAGCGTCGTCCGCAGCAGCCAGTGGAAGCTGATCCAGAGTCTTGAGGACCGTTCGCTCCAGCTCTACGACCTGGAGGCGGACCTGGGAGAAAAGAACAACCTCGCCAGCGCCAATCCGGAGAAGGCTCAAGAGCTCTTAGGGAAGCTGGATGCGTGGCGTGAACAGGTGAAGGCAGCTCTTCCGACGAAGAACGAGAAGCCGGAAACCGATGCCGCGCCGAAGAAAAAGAACAAGCGGCGCAAGTAA
- a CDS encoding cysteine synthase A: protein MSLPQYHGVDFHVGKTPLIRLKKLSELTSCEILGKAEFMNPGGSVKDRAAHGIITDAEKRGLLQPGGTIVEGTAGNTGIGLTVIGHARGYKTVIIIPETQSPEKFQQLRTLGAEVIPVAAKPYSDPDNYNHIARRMAEERGWLWANQFDNTANRQAHYETTGPEIWEQTAGTVDAFVAAVGTGGTLAGTSLFLKEKNPEISVVCADPYGAAMWSWFTHGNLEDDDGDSFAEGIGQGRVTKNIEGITVDKAYRVDDQAALSVVYQLLHEEGLFLGLSSGINVAGAVKYALDRGPGQTITTILCDSGAKYQSKLFNPEWLLENGLDPGISVEAVFG, encoded by the coding sequence ATGAGTCTCCCCCAATACCACGGCGTCGATTTCCACGTCGGCAAGACCCCGCTGATCCGCCTGAAGAAGCTCTCCGAGCTCACCAGCTGTGAGATCCTTGGCAAGGCGGAGTTCATGAATCCCGGCGGCTCGGTGAAGGACCGCGCCGCACATGGCATCATCACCGATGCGGAGAAGCGCGGCTTGCTTCAGCCCGGTGGCACCATTGTAGAAGGAACCGCGGGGAACACTGGCATCGGGCTCACGGTCATCGGCCATGCGCGGGGCTACAAGACGGTCATCATCATTCCCGAGACCCAGTCGCCGGAGAAGTTCCAGCAGCTTCGCACGCTCGGCGCGGAGGTCATTCCCGTGGCGGCCAAGCCGTATAGCGACCCGGACAACTACAACCACATTGCCCGCCGCATGGCTGAGGAACGCGGGTGGCTTTGGGCGAATCAATTCGATAACACGGCGAACCGCCAGGCTCACTACGAGACGACCGGGCCGGAGATCTGGGAGCAGACGGCGGGAACGGTGGATGCTTTCGTTGCCGCGGTCGGCACCGGTGGGACGCTGGCGGGCACCTCGCTTTTCCTGAAGGAGAAGAACCCGGAGATCTCCGTCGTTTGCGCCGATCCCTATGGGGCTGCGATGTGGTCGTGGTTCACCCACGGCAATCTCGAGGATGATGACGGCGATTCGTTTGCCGAAGGCATTGGGCAGGGACGCGTGACGAAGAACATCGAGGGCATCACTGTCGACAAGGCCTATCGCGTCGATGACCAGGCGGCGCTGTCGGTGGTCTATCAGCTCTTGCACGAGGAGGGGCTGTTTCTTGGCCTCTCCAGCGGCATCAATGTCGCCGGTGCGGTGAAGTATGCGCTTGATCGCGGTCCCGGCCAGACGATCACGACGATCCTCTGCGACTCGGGTGCTAAGTATCAGTCGAAGCTCTTCAATCCCGAGTGGCTGCTGGAGAACGGGCTGGATCCGGGGATTTCCGTGGAAGCCGTGTTTGGTTGA
- a CDS encoding serine O-acetyltransferase, whose translation MSDSPLSVSKFGDAGGSPFEIPYGEYVPKLLASYERFGGWNNAEALNLPSKNSVGEVCEDLLKLLFPGFLDSDVVPNGTLAELTARRLWDVISRLEDQVRKSVRIGNPNVPTGKTPPIMQKFCRALHIVREVLRTDIEAAYANDPSARSREEVILSYPFIEAIAIQRMAHRLYRAGAPIIPRMMTEWAHSRTGIDIHPGASIGSHFLIDHGTGVVIGETCYIGNHCKIYHGVTLGTRTFIKDEDGNVVKGLKRHPNLGDNVTIYPNSTILGGDTVIGENSTIGANVFLMHSIPANSLVIYEEKNLSIKPKPARQGRGRDQADLLWSI comes from the coding sequence ATGAGCGATTCTCCCCTTTCGGTTTCGAAGTTCGGAGATGCGGGCGGTTCTCCGTTCGAGATCCCTTACGGCGAATACGTGCCGAAGTTGCTCGCTTCGTATGAGCGCTTCGGCGGCTGGAACAATGCCGAGGCGCTCAACCTGCCGTCGAAGAACAGTGTAGGCGAGGTCTGCGAGGATCTGTTGAAGCTGTTGTTTCCCGGCTTCCTCGACAGTGATGTCGTTCCGAATGGTACCCTTGCCGAGCTCACGGCGCGCCGGTTGTGGGACGTCATCTCGCGGCTTGAGGACCAGGTGCGGAAGAGCGTGCGCATCGGCAATCCCAATGTGCCGACCGGCAAGACGCCGCCGATCATGCAGAAATTCTGCCGCGCCCTGCACATCGTCCGCGAGGTGCTGCGCACGGACATCGAAGCAGCCTATGCAAACGACCCCTCCGCGCGAAGTCGCGAGGAGGTAATCCTTTCTTACCCGTTCATCGAGGCGATCGCCATCCAGCGGATGGCTCACCGGCTCTACCGCGCCGGCGCGCCGATCATCCCGCGCATGATGACGGAGTGGGCGCACTCGCGCACCGGCATCGACATCCATCCCGGCGCGAGCATCGGCTCGCATTTCTTGATCGACCACGGCACCGGCGTGGTCATCGGTGAGACCTGCTACATCGGCAACCACTGCAAGATCTACCACGGGGTCACGCTCGGCACGCGCACCTTCATCAAGGACGAGGACGGGAACGTCGTGAAAGGCCTCAAGCGCCACCCAAACCTCGGCGACAATGTCACGATCTACCCGAACTCCACCATTCTCGGCGGCGACACGGTCATCGGCGAGAACTCGACCATCGGCGCGAACGTTTTCCTGATGCACAGCATCCCCGCGAACTCGCTGGTCATCTACGAGGAGAAGAACCTCAGCATCAAACCCAAGCCCGCCCGCCAGGGCCGTGGCCGCGATCAGGCGGACTTGCTCTGGTCCATCTGA
- a CDS encoding rhodanese-like domain-containing protein has product MSHISPAQLKSLLDQDASIAVIDVRTPLEFDEVHVPEARSIPLDALAPKRRIENGELPAKEPIYILCHSGARAQKAADQFQAAGYENTVVVEGGTQAWINANLPVIRGEAKVISLERQVRIAAGALVFTGVALGWFVHPGFFGLSAFVGAGLVFAGITDWCGMGLLIAKAPWNQRSSS; this is encoded by the coding sequence ATGAGCCACATTTCTCCTGCACAACTCAAGAGCCTGCTCGACCAGGACGCCTCGATTGCCGTCATCGACGTGCGGACCCCATTGGAATTCGACGAAGTCCATGTGCCGGAAGCTCGCAGCATCCCGCTTGATGCCCTTGCTCCGAAGCGCCGGATCGAGAATGGCGAGCTGCCTGCCAAGGAGCCGATCTACATCCTCTGCCATTCCGGAGCGCGGGCGCAAAAGGCCGCCGACCAGTTCCAGGCCGCCGGCTATGAGAATACCGTGGTCGTGGAAGGCGGAACGCAGGCATGGATTAACGCCAACCTGCCGGTCATCCGCGGGGAGGCAAAGGTGATCTCGCTCGAGCGCCAGGTGCGCATTGCTGCCGGTGCGCTGGTGTTCACTGGCGTGGCGCTCGGCTGGTTTGTTCATCCCGGATTCTTCGGCCTGTCCGCTTTCGTCGGAGCAGGTCTCGTCTTCGCTGGCATCACCGACTGGTGCGGCATGGGTCTGCTCATAGCCAAGGCCCCGTGGAACCAGCGTTCCTCCTCATGA
- a CDS encoding HAD family hydrolase — protein sequence MIEIDIPGFDRLALEHIVMDYNGTLAVDGALHLGVREDLRCLAKSFRLHVITADTHGLAAAQLDGLPISLTIIPSEAQAETKLEYVRDLGADGVVAIGNGRNDRLMLEAAALGIAVLQKEGASVAAVQSADVLTTSVLDAIDLLKHPQRLIATLRS from the coding sequence ATGATTGAGATCGACATTCCCGGCTTTGACCGGCTGGCGCTGGAGCACATCGTCATGGACTACAACGGGACACTCGCCGTGGACGGTGCGCTTCATCTCGGGGTAAGGGAGGACCTGCGGTGCCTTGCGAAGAGCTTCCGGCTTCACGTCATCACCGCCGATACCCACGGTCTCGCTGCGGCGCAGCTAGACGGGCTGCCGATCTCGCTCACCATCATTCCTTCCGAGGCTCAGGCGGAAACGAAGCTGGAGTATGTCCGCGACCTCGGCGCGGACGGGGTGGTCGCCATCGGCAATGGTCGCAACGACCGCCTGATGCTGGAGGCCGCTGCGCTCGGAATCGCTGTCCTGCAGAAAGAAGGAGCTTCGGTCGCCGCGGTGCAGAGCGCCGACGTGCTCACCACCAGCGTGCTGGACGCCATCGACCTTTTGAAGCATCCTCAGCGGCTCATCGCCACCCTCCGATCCTGA